The DNA region TTGCCCTCCTTGATGTAGCGGGGCCAGAAGCGGACGCCCAGGTCCTTCCAGGTGTAGAGGACGGGGCAGTAGGTGTACGCCCAGAGCCACTGCAGCACCTTCCGCCGCGCCTTCTTGCCCACCTTGAGGCGCGGTCCCTGGGGCGGACCCAGCTCCAGCCGCCGCAGCTCGGCGGgcagcgccgcccgcccccgccccgccgcctcggCGCCCGAGGCGTTGGCCGGCCCAGGCACGGCCACGGCCATGAAACCGGGGTCGAAATGGCTGCCCAGCTTCTTCCTCAGAGTCCTCTCGTCCAAGTCCTGCTCCTTGGGGTCATACTCGGGATCCGGGTGCTCCACGATGTCTTTGACGGGCAGGTTGTCGCTGGGCGAGGGTCGCAGCCGCAGGAAGGGCTGCCCGCCCCCCGGCcgcagcagccccaggcaggagcagagcaggagcgcCCGGATCGCCGTCATGCTCCGGGCGggcccccgccggccccggctcGGCGCTGGCTTCCCCGCGGGGCTGGCGCTGCGGGCTCGGCTCCTAGCGCTGCCCGGCGGCGCCT from Phalacrocorax aristotelis chromosome 10, bGulAri2.1, whole genome shotgun sequence includes:
- the LOC142062821 gene encoding noggin-2-like, yielding MTAIRALLLCSCLGLLRPGGGQPFLRLRPSPSDNLPVKDIVEHPDPEYDPKEQDLDERTLRKKLGSHFDPGFMAVAVPGPANASGAEAAGRGRAALPAELRRLELGPPQGPRLKVGKKARRKVLQWLWAYTYCPVLYTWKDLGVRFWPRYIKEGNCFAEKSCSLPEGMFCKPVKSVTKTFLRWHCQGWSSQKYCTWIPVQYPLISECKCSC